The following DNA comes from Streptomyces sp. Ag109_O5-10.
GTGCAGCACCCGGGCTCACCTGCCTGGTTGCCGGTCAATTTCAGGCATGCCCAGGCAGGTAGATCCGTTAACCGGTGCGGTCCATGACTCTTTCTGTATGGACTGTGCGTGTTTGCCGTGGAGTTGGGAGAGGAAAGTTCGCTGTATGGCGGCCAGGCAGGCGCATGACGGTGGTGGCAGGGCGTTCCGGCAGGTCTCCGAGGCGCTGCGGACCCGGATGGTGGACGGGACGTATCCGCTGGGCGCCGAACTGCCCGCGCAGGGCAAGCTGGCCAAGGAGTTCGGCGTCTCCCGTGACACCGTGCAGCGAGTGGTGCGCGAGCTGGGCAACGAGGGATGGATCGAGTCCCGCCAGGGCAGCCCGGCGCGGGTCGTCAAGATCCAGCGGGTGCAGTCCACCACGGCGAAGGCCACCAGGTCACGCCAGGCGATGACGCTGCAGCCGCTGATCAGCGAGGCGTTCGAGCAGCCCGAGGTCTCCCTGGACGTCTTCACGTTGACCTCGGAGTCCCTCGACACCCACATCCGGCTCCAGGCGGAGCGGATCCGGGCCGGTCTCATCGCGCCCAGCAGCATCGTCGTGCGGATGCTGCTGCCTGATCCCCAGCTCGACCTGCCGTACCCCGTGGTCAGGCAGGACAGGGACGATCCGCGCCTGCGGGAGCGGCTGCGCGCCATCACCGACCGGCACACGGAATCCCTGCGCACCGCACTGCGGGACCTGCAGGCCGAGAAGCTGGTGCCGTCCGTCGACGTACAGGTCAGGCATGTGCGGCTGGCTCCGGCCTTCAAGCTCTACGTCATCAACAGGACAGAGGTTCTGCACGCCCTCTACGAGGTCATCGGGCGGCCCATCATTCTGGCCACCGGCGAGGAGATCGACGCGCTCGACGTGTTGGGGCTGGGCGCAATGCTGACGCATCACGTGGAGGACGCCGACCCGGACTCGCCGGGATCGGTCTTCGTGCTGAAGATGCGGTCCTGGTTCGAGTCGGTTTGGAACCTGCTCGCCGAGTAGCGCTTCTGTCGGGTCCTGGACGGACCGAGGTGAGGACAAGCCAGGTGCGCTAGCATGCCCGCATTATCTGAGCAACCGCTCCGGTTCCTACGTATGAGAAGGTCAACCACACCGATCTCAGAACGACCTGACGCAGCGGGGCACCAGACCCACCCGTTGTGGCTACTCGATTGCGCCTCTGGTCGTGCGGACAGTTCGCCGCGTTTACCGTTTGCCGTACCTTCCAGCCAGCGCTAGCAATCCCGGAGCGGCCAGTGGGCGCATCTTCTGTTCCCTCCATGTCCTCTGGGGAACGCGCCAAACCCGGCGCAGGTCATGCGCTTTATCAGCACTTCGTGGGCCTCGCCATGCGACATGGCAAGGCCCACAGCGGGCACCACAACAGGAACTACGTCCTGCCGTTGGCCGGCTCCGTGGCGCAGCTGCTGGGCCGTGAGTCCGGCACCTCGGTGACGGTGCGCATGCGGCGTGCCGACGCGCTGCCCGTGGTGATCAGGACCTGGCAGAACGAGGCGGAGATCCTCAGGGCTGTCAGGACCGTGCTGCCGAATGTCCCGCAATGCCTCTTCGAGGGAAACGGGTTCGCCATCCACAGCTATGTGGAAGGAGTGCCGCTGTCCAGCGTCTGCGGCAACGGCAAACCCGTCGACATCCTGGTCATCGAGGAGATTGCGCAAATCCTCGCGCACATGACCCAGGTGCGCCGGGCCGCGCTGCCGGGCCTGCCGGCCTCCTGGCCCAGCAACGGCCAGGACAGCCAGGGCTTTCTGCAGACGCTGGCGCACTGCGCCGACCAGCAGATCCGGCGAGCCAACCTGTCGGTGTTCGGCGGTTTGTTCGCGGCGCTCGGTATCCCGGAGGACGCGCTCACCCGGTTCGCGGAGCGGGTGCCGGTGATGACCCGTCGGCCGTACAGCCTCCTCCACGCGGACCTGCACCGGGACAATCTGATCGTCACCTACGGCGGCCGCCCGCCGCTCATCTGTGTCGACTGGGAACTCGCCACCTACGGCGACCCCCTCCACGACCTGGCGACCCACTTGGTACGCATGCGGTACCCCGGCGATCAGTGGTCCGAGGTGATCGAGGCCTGGGTCCGGGCCATGGAGTGGACCAGACCCGGAGCCGTCAACGGCGTACACAAGGATCTGCGCCACTACGTCGCCTTCGAACAGGCGCAGTCTGTCTATCCGGACGTGATGCGGGCCGCCGCCTCCCTGGACGAATCGTTCGACCAGAAGGGACTGGACGAGGCCACGTCGGCGGTGCACAACGCGCTGGAGACGGCCCAGGTGCCCCTGCGGCTGCGGCAACTGCCCAGCGCGGCCGAGATCGAGCGCGTTCTGTTCAGGTGGCGCATTTCCCGCGGCGAGGCACACAAAGGGCTTTTCTCCAGCTTTGTCAGCGTGTCCTGGACGCCGGACAAGCGTTTTCCCGAGCATCCGGACTTTCCTTATGCGGCCGTCCAGGGTGCTCTGCATGCCGAGGGTGCCGCCCCGGCCGGCCGGGTTTTCAAGGGAACCGGACACCTGAATTCGGTGGTACGGGTTCCCGGGATCGAATTCCCTGTCGTCGTGCGGCGCAAGGTGAAAAAGGTGTTCCGCCGCGAGCGCAGTTTTCTCAGCGAGCATGCCGTGCTCAGGGCCATCGAAAGTTCGGGTGTTCCGGTGGCGGCACCGAGAGTCCTGGCCCTCGGTGAGAGCTACCCGGGGAAGTACCGGAAAGACAGCTTTGCCATTCACACCTACGAAGGGCCGTTCGACATCGACCGGCCCCCGAACCATCCGGTGCACGGACTGCTGCCACACGAGGCGGACCGGCTCGTCGACCAGCTCAGTGCGCTGAAGGGCGTCGACTACACCGGGCTCGATCCGGCCGCCGGTGAAACGAGCTACAACTTCTACAACTACTTGAGCGAACAACTCGTCCTGCTGGTGAGGCACCTGCCCAAGGAATCCCAGCAACTCGCCAGGCAACTCGGCCTGCCGGATGCCGAACGGCTGCGGCAGATCCTGGGCAGGCACCAGGTGGCTGATCGCAGTCCGATGCTCCTGCACGGTGATCTGAATCCCTGGAACCTGGTGCGCCGGGACGACGCCATGGCGCTGACCATCATCGACTGGGAGATGGCGGTCGTCGGCGACCCCCTGTACGACCTGGTCCGGCACATGCATCTCACCCCGACGCGGCCGGAGATCCGGGACCGGATGTTCCGCCGCTGGGAACGCCTGCTGCCCGAGGCCTACACCCGGGCCTGGCAGCAGGACTGGCGGGTCTACCGGTGGATCGAGATCGTCCGTTCCGCCTACGTGGACCTGGACCGGCTGGTCACCGGGGCGAGCCTGGACGCCCCCAACGTCCGCAGGGCGGTGGACTCGTACGCGATGACGCTGGCAGCGGCGATCGCCTCCCTGGGCCTGCCCGTACGGGCGGCGGCAAGTCCCCATCTTGCTCGTGCTCTTACCTAGCGGGAACATGAGTGCCTCGAAAACCCGTTTGCCCACGGGTCTGCAGGGCCGGCCGGGCAGCGCTGCGTGGAGGGGGCGTGGATGTCCGGGGGAAGCGATGGTTCTGCGGGTGAGGGCGGCACATCGCGGTTGAGGCGCTTTCAGGAACGCATTGAGCCGGTGGTGACCCGCGTCCTGCTGCTCGGCATCTTCGTCACGGGCCTCACGGCCCAGTTCGTGAAGCCGGTCGGGGACGCACTGGAGGGCAAGGCCTATCTCGGCGGCGCCCTGTTGAGCCTCGTCGGCTACGTCCTGTACGACCAGGTGAAGGAGCTGACGTCGTCGGTCCGCGCCCCGACCCGGGCGCTCGTGAACTCCAGTCAGCTGGGCAGCTTCGTGAGCGAGGCCTTCGAGGCCCGAAGAGTCGAGATCAGCTTTCTGGGCTACACGGGCGAGACGTTGTACAACACGCTCTACCACCGCTTGGAAGACCTCTTCGACCACCCCGGCCCCACCCGCAGGGTGCTGGTCCGCATGCTCGTGCCGGACTTCGGCCAGCCGATGACGGTTCCCTCCAAGGTGGGGGAGCAGGACCTGCCCGTGGACGATCCCGACTTCCGCAAGCGCATGGAGCAGCGGTGCCGCGAATACGACGGCATCCTCTCCGAGCTCGCGGAGCGGCTGACGGCCGCCGGCCGGGTGCGGGTCGAGTGCGAGTACCGGCTCTATCCCGGGATCCCGCGCGACAAGATCTGCATCTTCAACCGGCAGCAGGTGCTGCACGGTCTGTACGACCTGTCCGTGCGGATGCGGCTGCACCACCTGGGCGACGAGTACTACGACCCCAAGGGCTACCGGACCGACCTGAACGTGTGGTCCCGGGAGGGCGTCGCCGAGGCGGCGGTGGCGACCTGGACCAAGCACTTCGACGACCTGTGGAACCTCGCGAAGCTGCCGCAGTGGCGACAGGTCCCGTCCGCCTGACCCTCGCTGCGTAGGCTCGCCCCATGGGTGACATGGGCCTGCGTGAGCGCAAGAAGCGGCGGATGTACGAGGACGTGTCGGACATCGCCGTGCGGCTGTTCCTCGCGAAGGGGTTCGACGCGGTGTCGGTCGCCGAGGTGGCCGCCGCGGCCGGGATCTCCAAGCCGACGCTGTTCCGGTACTTCCCGGCCAAGGAGGACCTGGTCCTGCACCGGATCGCGGACCACGAGACGGAGGCGGCGCGGCTGGTCGCGGGGGCCGGGTCGCCGGTCGGCGTACTGCGCGCGCACTTCCTGGCCGGACTCGAACGGAACGACCCGATCACCGGGCTCAACGACCATCCCCAGGTGCTCGCCTTCCACACCCTGCTCAACAGCACCCCCACCCTGGTCGCCCGCCAGTACGCCTACCTGGAGCGGTCGGAGGCCGCGCTCGCCGAGGCCCTCGGGGGCACCCTGGAGGCCAGGCTCGCCGCCGGCCAGATCATCGCCGTACAGCGGATCCTCGCGCAGGACAACTGGCGGCGGATCGCGGCGGGGGAGCGGGTCGAGGACGTGCGGCCGGACGCCGTGCGGGCGGCGGAGCGGGCGTTCGGGCGGCTGGAGCGGGCCCTGGCGGACGCCGGCCGAGATCCGGATGATTCCCGGTAAGAAATTTAACTCAGTTACAGTATCTCCTCTACGCTGTCCCCATGCAGCAGGAACTCGACCGCGAACGCGCCTACCACGACACCTGCCGAGCCGCCCTCGCCCGCATGGTCGAGGGCGCCGCCGAGCACGTCGTCACCGGAGAGGACGTCTCCGCGTCCGGTGCCGACGCCGAAGTGCTCGGCTACCGGCTGCGCAGCCGGGCCAAGGAGATGCGCGAGCTGCCCGAGGGCCCGCTGTTCTTCGGCAAGCTGGACTTCGAGGCGGGGGAGCACGCCGGACAGAGCTACCGCATCGGCCGGCTGCGGATCAGCGAGGAGCCGACCGCACCGCCCCTCGTCGTCGACTGGCGCGCCCCCGTCTCCCGCGCCTTCTACCAGGCCGGCCCCGACGACCCGCAGGGCGTGGCCGTACGCCGGCGGTTCGGCTGGGCACCCGGCAGCCGCGGCGACTCCGCCGACCTCACGGGCCTGGAGGACGAGCGGCTCGGCGAGGGGGAGTCCGGGACCGGAACGCTGCTCACCCGCGAGATCGAACGGCCCCGCGTCGGCCCCATGCGCGACATCGCCGCCACCATCCAGCCCGACCAGGACGACCTGGTCCGGGCCGGCCTCGCCGACTCCGTCTGCGTCCAGGGCGCCCCGGGCACCGGCAAGACCGCCGTCGGCCTGCACCGCGCCGCCTACCTCCTCTACACCCACCCCGAGCGCATCCGGCGTTCCGGCCTGCTGATCCTCGGCCCCAACCGCACCTTCCTCTCCTACATCTCCGAAGTCCTCCCGGCCCTGGGCGAGACCGGCGTACGGCAGCGGACCCTGCCGGAGGAGATCGGCCGCCACCCGGTCACCGGCACCGACGCCGACCGCACCGCCGCGCTCAAGCACGACCCGCGGATGGCCGAGGTCCTGCGCCGCGCGCTCTACTCCCGCGTCCGCACCGACGCCGTCACCCCGCTGTCGCTCTCCGACGGCACGTACACCTGGCGGCTCTCCGCGGCCGCGCTGACGAGGATCGTCGCGGGCGTACGGGAGGAGGAACCGCCGTACGCCGTCGGCCGGGAACGCGTCCGCGGCCGGGCGATGCGGGCCGTACAGCTCCAGGCCGAGCGGCGGGCGGGCCCGCAGCCGGGCGTCTGGACGCGGCGGCTCGAACGCTCCCGTGCGATGAGCGCCTGCCTCGACACCGTCTGGCCGAAGGTGCGCCCGGAGGAGGTGCTGGCCGGACTCCTCACGGACGGCGAGACACTGGCGAGGGCCGCCGAGGGGTTCCTGACCCCCGGCGAACAGCGGGACCTGCTCTGGACCCGGCCGCCGCGCTCGTACAGGTCCGCCCGCTGGTCGGCCGCCGACCTGGTCCTCCTCGACGAGCTGGCAGGGCTCGTCGAACACCCCGAGGGCTACGGCCACATCGTCGTCGACGAGGCCCAGGACCTGTCCCCCATGGAGTGCAGGGCGATCGCCCGCCGCGCGGTCTTCGGCTCCCTCACCGTCCTCGGCGACCTGGCCCAGGCCACCACACCCTGGTCGGCGCGGAGCTGGGACTCCGTCCTGGGCCACCTGGGCAAGCCGGAGGCGGCCGTGGTCCCGCTCACCACCGGCTTCCGGGTGCCGGCGGCGGTCGTGGACCTGACCAACCGGCTGCTGCGGCGCCTGGGCACGGACGTACCCCCGGCCAGGTCCTACCGCGGCGAC
Coding sequences within:
- a CDS encoding winged helix-turn-helix domain-containing protein yields the protein MAARQAHDGGGRAFRQVSEALRTRMVDGTYPLGAELPAQGKLAKEFGVSRDTVQRVVRELGNEGWIESRQGSPARVVKIQRVQSTTAKATRSRQAMTLQPLISEAFEQPEVSLDVFTLTSESLDTHIRLQAERIRAGLIAPSSIVVRMLLPDPQLDLPYPVVRQDRDDPRLRERLRAITDRHTESLRTALRDLQAEKLVPSVDVQVRHVRLAPAFKLYVINRTEVLHALYEVIGRPIILATGEEIDALDVLGLGAMLTHHVEDADPDSPGSVFVLKMRSWFESVWNLLAE
- a CDS encoding aminoglycoside phosphotransferase family protein, which gives rise to MSSGERAKPGAGHALYQHFVGLAMRHGKAHSGHHNRNYVLPLAGSVAQLLGRESGTSVTVRMRRADALPVVIRTWQNEAEILRAVRTVLPNVPQCLFEGNGFAIHSYVEGVPLSSVCGNGKPVDILVIEEIAQILAHMTQVRRAALPGLPASWPSNGQDSQGFLQTLAHCADQQIRRANLSVFGGLFAALGIPEDALTRFAERVPVMTRRPYSLLHADLHRDNLIVTYGGRPPLICVDWELATYGDPLHDLATHLVRMRYPGDQWSEVIEAWVRAMEWTRPGAVNGVHKDLRHYVAFEQAQSVYPDVMRAAASLDESFDQKGLDEATSAVHNALETAQVPLRLRQLPSAAEIERVLFRWRISRGEAHKGLFSSFVSVSWTPDKRFPEHPDFPYAAVQGALHAEGAAPAGRVFKGTGHLNSVVRVPGIEFPVVVRRKVKKVFRRERSFLSEHAVLRAIESSGVPVAAPRVLALGESYPGKYRKDSFAIHTYEGPFDIDRPPNHPVHGLLPHEADRLVDQLSALKGVDYTGLDPAAGETSYNFYNYLSEQLVLLVRHLPKESQQLARQLGLPDAERLRQILGRHQVADRSPMLLHGDLNPWNLVRRDDAMALTIIDWEMAVVGDPLYDLVRHMHLTPTRPEIRDRMFRRWERLLPEAYTRAWQQDWRVYRWIEIVRSAYVDLDRLVTGASLDAPNVRRAVDSYAMTLAAAIASLGLPVRAAASPHLARALT
- a CDS encoding TetR family transcriptional regulator, whose translation is MGDMGLRERKKRRMYEDVSDIAVRLFLAKGFDAVSVAEVAAAAGISKPTLFRYFPAKEDLVLHRIADHETEAARLVAGAGSPVGVLRAHFLAGLERNDPITGLNDHPQVLAFHTLLNSTPTLVARQYAYLERSEAALAEALGGTLEARLAAGQIIAVQRILAQDNWRRIAAGERVEDVRPDAVRAAERAFGRLERALADAGRDPDDSR
- a CDS encoding AAA family ATPase → MQQELDRERAYHDTCRAALARMVEGAAEHVVTGEDVSASGADAEVLGYRLRSRAKEMRELPEGPLFFGKLDFEAGEHAGQSYRIGRLRISEEPTAPPLVVDWRAPVSRAFYQAGPDDPQGVAVRRRFGWAPGSRGDSADLTGLEDERLGEGESGTGTLLTREIERPRVGPMRDIAATIQPDQDDLVRAGLADSVCVQGAPGTGKTAVGLHRAAYLLYTHPERIRRSGLLILGPNRTFLSYISEVLPALGETGVRQRTLPEEIGRHPVTGTDADRTAALKHDPRMAEVLRRALYSRVRTDAVTPLSLSDGTYTWRLSAAALTRIVAGVREEEPPYAVGRERVRGRAMRAVQLQAERRAGPQPGVWTRRLERSRAMSACLDTVWPKVRPEEVLAGLLTDGETLARAAEGFLTPGEQRDLLWTRPPRSYRSARWSAADLVLLDELAGLVEHPEGYGHIVVDEAQDLSPMECRAIARRAVFGSLTVLGDLAQATTPWSARSWDSVLGHLGKPEAAVVPLTTGFRVPAAVVDLTNRLLRRLGTDVPPARSYRGDGEVTIRPARDVPAATVTAVREALAHAGSVGVVAADAQVTAVREALTAAGIEPAGPDELGARVAVVPASVVKGLEYDHVVAVEPAAVAEGEERGLHRLYVVLTRAVSRLDVVHARPLPF